Part of the bacterium genome is shown below.
GATGACTGTTGTTGCGATTATGGCGGTTTTGGTTGCTGTTTCTATGCCTATGTTCAGAAACTATACACGCGGCAGAAATTTGAAAGAAGGGACTAATATGATTATATCCGCTTTAAGAAGAACAAGAAACACCACTATCACGGAAAGAAAAAGATACAGGACCGTTTTTGATGCTCTAAATCATGCCGTTGCTATCTATAAAGAGGATGATATTGTCAATCCCGCAGAAAACTGGAAGGCTTTGCCTGAATTTGTGGAGTTTGATACGAATTTATTTGCCGATGAAAAAAATTATACTACTACTCCTGATATTTACTATTTGGAATTTGAATCTGCCGGTGGTTTAAGCTCTGAACATGACGTTACTCCCCCATATAAAGATATTGGCATTGTAGAAACATCTACCCAGGATACTAATATCATAAAAGTTAATAAACTTACTGGTAGGATAAATGTAGAATGATAAAAAAAATCTTCAAAGTACCAATTACCAATTATCCCCCAAAAATCAGAGATTTTCGGGGACTCAATCCTCGGAATTTCTCTGAAATTCCAGAGGGACAATTACTAACTACCAATAAAGGTCTGACTTTGTTAGAAATGGCGATATCAATGGCTATTCTTGCCATAGCTTTGGTTGCGCTGGCAAACCTTTTCCCTATCGGCTTGAAGTTGTCCCGAAGAGCATCTACTTTTTCGGAAGCAAGTATTCTCGCGCAAAGAGTGCTCGAAAATATAAAAACAGCCGCATCGGTTTATGATGGGGATTATGCAGGATATATAGGAGACCATGGAGATTTCACAACAGGTATCCCAACTGATGTGAGGAATGGGAATGGTATAGGATACTTTGAATTAGCAAGCCAGGATACATGTCCCTTTGTTGATTCGGATGCAACTATTACTATAGGTACAACTATACAATATAAATATAATAATACAGATATGGATGTTTATATTAAAGCTGAAGATTGGGATGCTAACGGTAATGGAAAAACATGGCCATTAGATGGAGATTGGGACGATGTTTTATTAAGCCAAAAAGTATATGTCGCTGTTTACTGGACGGAAGCGGATAGAGACAGAGCCGAAACATTTATCACCTATATAGCGAACCCGTTTTATGAAAAGTATAGATAAAAAATAAAACGGAAATAAATGGAAATACGTAGAAATACAGTGGATATATGTAGTGGTTGAGCTTGCTCGACTGTATTGAATGCAAAAATGCAAAGTAAACTTTGCCACTACTGAGAAATATAAATGAGACAGATGACACCATCCAAACAGACGGCGGGCAGGGAGGACAGATGACAGAAACGAAAACAATAAAAGACAAACGCTTGTCATTGCGAGCCCCGACAAGTCAGGGCGAAGCAATCTCAAAGACAGGCTCGGAACAAGATGTGCAATCTAAAAATGAGATTGCTTCACTCCATTCGCAATGACAAATAAAAATAAAATAAAAAGGGTAAAAGAAATGGGGGAAAAGATATGACCTATAGAATTATAATTGAAAAAGGCGAAAATTTTGGTTATGTGGCGCATTGTCCTGCAATTCCCGGTTGTCATTCGCAGGGGGAAACACTCGAGGAAACAATTGAAAACATTAAAGATGCAATACAAGGCTGCCTCTCTGTGTTAGGTGACCAGATAATGTCAACGAAAACAAAAGAGGTTGCTACAATGGAGGTAGTTGTGTAGTGGCAAAATTACCGGTTGTTTCTGGAAAAGAAACTATAAAAGCATTTGAAAAAGCGGGGTGGTATGTGGAAAGACGAGCAAAAAGCAGACATATAATAATGAAAAAGAGCGGAATGGAAACTACTTTGTCTATTCCGGAGCATAAAGTTTTAGATAGAGGGCTCCTTCGCGCTTTAATAAGAGACGCATACATTTCGGTTGATAAGTTCAACGAATTGTTAAAGAAATGAAAAGCTAAATAATAATGATTAAAAAGTTTATAGTTTATGGTTTAAAGTTTATAGAAAAAAATGAGAAAAGAAAACAATAAAAGACAAACGCCTGTCATTGCGAGCCCGAACATTGTGAGGGCGTGGCAATCCCAATATTTTAAAAATAGATTGCTTCACTATGTTCGCAATGACAACAACACTGGTTTAACTTTAATCGAAGTCATGATAGTGGTAGCCATACTTGCTGTTATATCTACAACCCTATTTTCAGTGTTTCAAAGCAGTTTATTTTCACAGCGAAAAGGCACGAATAAAGCTATTATATATTCCGAAGCCCGAGCCGCCTTAGATATGATGTCCAGAGAAATAGAAAAAGCGTTTGTGGATGAGAGGATTGGGGCTGAATGCTTGGGATTAGATGGCACGGGAGATTTGCCCGACACTTTTTGTTTTATCGCTCCATTAAATCCTGATAATACAAAAGAAGTCGGAAAGTATAATGGGGAATTATGCGAGGTGGGTTATTGGTTAGCGGGTAATGAACTTAAAAAAGGATGGACTACCAAGAAAAATAATTTTAAATTTTTCGATATTGGCAATAAAAAAGATTTTGGAAACGAAAATGCTCTTATTGGAAGTGTTTCTAATCTTCAGTTTGAATATTTTGATGGACAACAGTGGACTACCGGTGCTAATGCCGGTTGGTGGGATGACGGAGCAGGAAATCCTAGACAAGATTTACCCCGCGCAATAAAAATCACGCTTGTTATGCAATACGAATCGGAAAAGGATGAGATAAGGCACGACACTTTTATTACGATAGTCAATATACCCGGGAGCGGACAGTGAGCAATAAATTAAAAATCAAATATCAAATATCAAAAATTTCCAATTCTCAATTACCAATTACCAATTCCTCCGGTATGGCTCTTGTTATAGTTGTTGCGATTATCGCCGTTCTTTCGTCCATAGGAATTACTTTTATGTATACGATGCGTATGGAAGAAAAAACCGCGTTTAATTATATGCAGGGTTTGAAAGCGTCCTATATCGCAAAGTCGGGTATAGAGCACGCAATCACAGTTCTCAAATCAGACGGCAGAGATACGGGTTTTGTTGCGTATAAAACTGATAAATGGGGATATAGAAATCAAAGTCCTAATAGTATCTTTAGCGCAGAGGATGATATCAACGATAGTAGTATAGATAACGATGATGATACTATTACTGTAAGTGATGATAGTTGGGGGAGCGGTATGGATTCCCGCTGGCTCTATGTTGCCGATGATAACGGCGATACTGTAGGTCGTTATGCGGTTTTAATAATAGACGAATCAAGCAAGATCAATATAAATACGGCGGGATATCAAGTAGTTGGTTCAGATAATTGGGATAATTCCCCTAACGACCCGCGACAAGGATGGAAACCGTTTGAAATAAGTTTGGAGAAGTTTTTTTATGCAGGTAGTCCGACGCAATTAGATTATTGGGATCTTGGCGGGGTGACTACTCAAGATTTAGCCAGTAGAATTGTCAATTATCGCTACGGGAGTGAAGATGGCCAATTAGTCCTTCCTTTGGAAGAACCCGGCAAAGATGGCGAAGATGATAATGCAGACAGTATTATTTTAGAACACGATGATATTGATAATAATGCCGACGGGCAATTTGACGAAGAAGGCGAGGGGTTGGATGACCCTTATGAATTTGTTGCTTGGGATCAATATGATAATGACCAGCCGTTTATTACTATTGAAGAAATAAAGAACATATTTGATGTTGGTCCAACAATATTTGATAATCTCAAACCCTACATTACTGTATATTCTTCGGATGAAAATACCACCGATTCGGGATTCTTGAGACTTAATATAAATTTACTCAAAGACGCAACTACTCTTTATTCGGTTATGTATTCTGCGTGGGAAGATTTAATGGCTCTCTATCCCAATGATTATTCCTACGAAGAACTCAAGCGATTAGCCGCTCAATGCGCGGTTAATACGATTGACTATGCAGATACAGACAACGTTTCCACTTTTCTTGAAATTTCTCACGAAGATACGGGACTATCTACGAATGCAAATAGTAATATCTTGGAAGATAATTCGGATCCTTGGGATGCTGACGAATGGATCGGCGCTAAAATTACTGTTGTTTTTGATGACTCGGGGACAAAAGTAAAGCAGGTTCGGACAATTTACGACAATGATGAAAATACGGTATGGATAATCCGCAGTTGGGATGCAGGCAGTAATCCCCCGAATGGTTCCTATTATCATATCCAAGATAATGCAGTAGCCTGCGGTGTTGAAGCAATAAGGATAAACGAGATTATGGTAAAGCCCGCATATCAATGGGAAGCGGAAGAACTTTTCGAGCAAAGGTTGGGAGGAGGAACGGGATGGCATGATACAGACTTATATTATAAGGGCATTTATTCCGAAACTGCATCCACACTTACTGACCCTAAAACTATCACCGTCGATATGGAAATTTTGCGTGAAGGATTTTATAGATTAAGAGCGCTTACTTATTCCAGCGCGCCTGATACCGGGATTGTTGCTTTGGGTAGTACTCCGACAAATTTAGAGACTTCTTCTGGGGAAAACTGGGAAATCGATCAATGGGAAAGCGCCTTAGTTACGATTTATTACAATCCAACAGGTACAGGAGTTGGACAGGAACGGCGGGTTGTCAGTAATACAACAGATACATTAAATATAGACCCAAGCGAACCTTGGACAGATGTTCCCGCTAATGGTGATTTATTTAGTGTTGCGCAAGACCATAGTTTTACTATTACCCTTAGATCAGATGCGCCTGATGATATTGTCAAAGAAGCGGGTACCCGTAATATAGGCGGTTGGTTATTGGAAGATTTGGGAATTATAGAGGTAAAAGATGCGGGTTTGGGCGAAATAGAATTGAAGACATCGGAAAATACCAACGAACATAACGGCGCATATCTTGATTACATTCAATTGTCCCAACAACCGGATTGCGAATATGTCGAACTTTTAAATATATCGGATAATGATGTGGATATCGGCGGATGGGTTCTTGCAACTTCTGCCGGATGGACGGGAACAATTCCCGATGGTACTATTATAGAAGCGAGAGATTATATGGTTCTGGCGGTGGATAAGGACGATAGTTTATCGTTGGATTTTGACCAGGACGACGATGATGTTCCTATAAAAGCGCAAGACAATATATTTGTTGAAAATACTTGGTTTGACGGAAATAATTCTGATAGAGTGGTTCAATTGCAACTTTCAACCGCTCCCATAAACATTGCGGAAGACGGTTATGGCGATACGATTATTCTCTCCGGCAGTATATTTACGGATTCGCCGATTGAAATCCCGGCAGGTAAAGAGGAGTCTGGAGAGTATATTGTAATAGGTGAAAACACCTTACAGATTGGTAGTTCCCCCTGGCTGAATAACCAATGGAAAGGCGCTACCATCGCGGCTATTATTGAAGTTGATAATGTCGATAGTACGATTACCCGTCAGGTTGTCAGCAATACTCCTGATACGATAACTATAAGCACTAAATGGGAGTGGGAGAGTAGTGCTGTTGTTGATGAAAGTTCATCTAATCGTAGCTATTACATATTCTTTAAACCTATGGCT
Proteins encoded:
- a CDS encoding prepilin-type N-terminal cleavage/methylation domain-containing protein, producing the protein MKNKNNYQLPRLPNIGGQAFTVYRLRKGGFSFIELMTVVAIMAVLVAVSMPMFRNYTRGRNLKEGTNMIISALRRTRNTTITERKRYRTVFDALNHAVAIYKEDDIVNPAENWKALPEFVEFDTNLFADEKNYTTTPDIYYLEFESAGGLSSEHDVTPPYKDIGIVETSTQDTNIIKVNKLTGRINVE
- a CDS encoding prepilin-type N-terminal cleavage/methylation domain-containing protein, with protein sequence MIKKIFKVPITNYPPKIRDFRGLNPRNFSEIPEGQLLTTNKGLTLLEMAISMAILAIALVALANLFPIGLKLSRRASTFSEASILAQRVLENIKTAASVYDGDYAGYIGDHGDFTTGIPTDVRNGNGIGYFELASQDTCPFVDSDATITIGTTIQYKYNNTDMDVYIKAEDWDANGNGKTWPLDGDWDDVLLSQKVYVAVYWTEADRDRAETFITYIANPFYEKYR
- a CDS encoding type II toxin-antitoxin system HicB family antitoxin, which gives rise to MTYRIIIEKGENFGYVAHCPAIPGCHSQGETLEETIENIKDAIQGCLSVLGDQIMSTKTKEVATMEVVV
- a CDS encoding type II toxin-antitoxin system HicA family toxin; the encoded protein is MAKLPVVSGKETIKAFEKAGWYVERRAKSRHIIMKKSGMETTLSIPEHKVLDRGLLRALIRDAYISVDKFNELLKK
- a CDS encoding prepilin-type N-terminal cleavage/methylation domain-containing protein translates to MRKENNKRQTPVIASPNIVRAWQSQYFKNRLLHYVRNDNNTGLTLIEVMIVVAILAVISTTLFSVFQSSLFSQRKGTNKAIIYSEARAALDMMSREIEKAFVDERIGAECLGLDGTGDLPDTFCFIAPLNPDNTKEVGKYNGELCEVGYWLAGNELKKGWTTKKNNFKFFDIGNKKDFGNENALIGSVSNLQFEYFDGQQWTTGANAGWWDDGAGNPRQDLPRAIKITLVMQYESEKDEIRHDTFITIVNIPGSGQ
- a CDS encoding general secretion pathway protein GspK, coding for MSNKLKIKYQISKISNSQLPITNSSGMALVIVVAIIAVLSSIGITFMYTMRMEEKTAFNYMQGLKASYIAKSGIEHAITVLKSDGRDTGFVAYKTDKWGYRNQSPNSIFSAEDDINDSSIDNDDDTITVSDDSWGSGMDSRWLYVADDNGDTVGRYAVLIIDESSKININTAGYQVVGSDNWDNSPNDPRQGWKPFEISLEKFFYAGSPTQLDYWDLGGVTTQDLASRIVNYRYGSEDGQLVLPLEEPGKDGEDDNADSIILEHDDIDNNADGQFDEEGEGLDDPYEFVAWDQYDNDQPFITIEEIKNIFDVGPTIFDNLKPYITVYSSDENTTDSGFLRLNINLLKDATTLYSVMYSAWEDLMALYPNDYSYEELKRLAAQCAVNTIDYADTDNVSTFLEISHEDTGLSTNANSNILEDNSDPWDADEWIGAKITVVFDDSGTKVKQVRTIYDNDENTVWIIRSWDAGSNPPNGSYYHIQDNAVACGVEAIRINEIMVKPAYQWEAEELFEQRLGGGTGWHDTDLYYKGIYSETASTLTDPKTITVDMEILREGFYRLRALTYSSAPDTGIVALGSTPTNLETSSGENWEIDQWESALVTIYYNPTGTGVGQERRVVSNTTDTLNIDPSEPWTDVPANGDLFSVAQDHSFTITLRSDAPDDIVKEAGTRNIGGWLLEDLGIIEVKDAGLGEIELKTSENTNEHNGAYLDYIQLSQQPDCEYVELLNISDNDVDIGGWVLATSAGWTGTIPDGTIIEARDYMVLAVDKDDSLSLDFDQDDDDVPIKAQDNIFVENTWFDGNNSDRVVQLQLSTAPINIAEDGYGDTIILSGSIFTDSPIEIPAGKEESGEYIVIGENTLQIGSSPWLNNQWKGATIAAIIEVDNVDSTITRQVVSNTPDTITISTKWEWESSAVVDESSSNRSYYIFFKPMAVTLYKGLLADQQIVSQVNYLAEDINRVCYTQDNGVKVYGFVALEKDDPTVVWDRNNDGIDDWWHINIEGDEVLTISGEPVRGGTPGGENSVCMENPALAVNANVPNMPFATVGDIKDVSRMRIEDYGWASDGGDDTLKIPSSLWTSGDWEGAYILIASGKGAGQIREIKSNTSNEITVTQDWTTNPNDTSEYIIFFEWSRIGYDELAYEDTKLVQRIADKITVSQKRLEAEKAYPDVVNWDYEPNPVDIFLTPFYFNTDDDEPDTWWWGIRDRIQPENANGIYDLYIKGMIENDSGLVEVIVTTSVDDVIITDSKLLEFTPDRTAYFGQIQIGGKITNDPLADTDLLAICVEKRAGSNIAYFDAIILSPEYRTYGRININTADTVILQALPGITTSTIANDIINHRENDIDPLKGPFKTIGEILNVEDAGGSKVINLETFSKISNLITTKSKVFTIISTGQALRESDKGDVVYDGKTYEILGEKKYMVVMER